The Euphorbia lathyris chromosome 3, ddEupLath1.1, whole genome shotgun sequence genome contains a region encoding:
- the LOC136221659 gene encoding serine carboxypeptidase 1-like has translation MKSTLFFYVVFAFSYLELITIVEANQVDNLDRLLLSKRSKNPPVPHPWPELHATEDLAVHIESQDGLMQANKIVSLPGEPDGVDFDHYSGYVSVDSKAGRSLFYYFAESPQNSATKPLVLWLNGGPGCSSFGYGAMEELGPFRVNGDGKTLFRNKYAWNNVANVIFLESPAGVGFSYSNTTSDYDRAGDKNTAHDAYVFLVNWLERFPQYKSRDFFITGESYAGHYVPQLAYTILKNKKTANTSFINLKGIAIGNAWIDDLTSEKGQFDYLWTHALISDETIEAIHKYCSFGGNDTEECFKYTRKARIEKGPIDIYNIYAPICHDTALNGSPGSVSYFDPCSDYYVESYLNTAEVQTAFHAIPTEWSHCGDFNWTDSPVTILPTIKNLMENDISVWIFSGDTDGRVPVTSSRYSINSMKLPIKTPWQPWYTNEEVGGYVVAYDGVTFVTVRGAGHLVPSYQPERALVMISSFLKGILPPTTSP, from the exons ATGAAATCAACACTGTTTTTCTATGTGGTTTTTGCTTTTTCCTACCTAGAATTGATTACCATTGTTGAAGCCAATCAAGTCGATAACCTTGATAGGCTACTTTTATCCAAGAGGTCCAAAAATCCTCCTGTTCCGCATCCATGGCCTGAACTACATGCCACAGAAGATCTTGCTGTGCACATTGAGTCTCAGGATGGTCTAATGCAGGCTAATAAAATTGTTTCTTTGCCTGGCGAACCAGATGGTGTCGATTTCGATCACTATTCTGGATATGTTAGTGTTGATTCTAAGGCTGGAAGGTCACTTTTCTACTATTTTGCTGAGTCCCCACAGAATTCTGCAACAAAGCCTTTGGTTCTGTGGCTCAATGGAG GACCTGGATGTTCCTCTTTTGGGTATGGAGCAATGGAGGAATTAGGGCCCTTCAGAGTAAATGGTGATGGAAAAACACTCTTCAGAAATAAGTATGCTTGGAACAATG TTGCAAATGTGATCTTCCTGGAATCTCCTGCTGGGGTAGGCTTTTCGTACTCAAACACGACTTCTGACTATGACCGAGCAGGTGACAAGAATACTGCTCACGATGCTTATGTTTTTCTTGTCAACTGGCTTGAGAGGTTTCCACAATACAAGTCCAGGGATTTTTTCATAACTGGAGAGAGCTATGCTGGTCATTATGTACCTCAACTTGCATACACAATTCTGAAGAACAAGAAGACAGCAAACACTTCATTCATTAATCTGAAAGGAATTGCA ataGGAAATGCATGGATTGATGATCTTACCTCTGAGAAGGGACAATTTGATTACTTATGGACCCACGCTTTAATCTCAGATGAAACTATTGAAGCTATCCATAAGTATTGCTCCTTTGGGGGAAATGATACTGAAGAATGCTTTAAGTACACAAGGAAAGCCAGAATTGAAAAGGGTCCTATTGACATTTACAACATTTATGCCCCAATTTGCCATGACACTGCACTTAATGGATCACCTGGTTCT GTCTCTTACTTTGATCCATGCTCGGACTACTATGTGGAATCATATCTAAATACTGCAGAGGTTCAAACTGCTTTTCATGCAATTCCCACAGAATGGAGTCACTGCGG TGATTTTAACTGGACTGATTCGCCAGTCACCATTCTACCCACAATCAAGAATCTCATGGAAAATGACATTAGTGTTTGGATTTTCAG CGGAGACACAGATGGAAGAGTACCAGTTACATCTTCGAGGTACTCCATTAACAGTATGAAGCTTCCCATCAAGACCCCATGGCAGCCCTGGTACACCAACGAAGAG GTGGGAGGATATGTGGTGGCTTACGATGGAGTGACATTTGTAACTGTTAGAGGAGCAGGACATCTGGTTCCGAGCTATCAACCGGAGCGAGCGCTGGTAATGATCTCATCATTCCTCAAAGGAATTCTGCCTCCCACTACTTCACCATGA